The DNA segment ATAAGCGGTCACGTAATTCACAAACCCCTTTCACATCATCGACACCAAAGGTGTCTGTTGTGCCTGTGGTTAACATGATCGTTGGCACTTTACACTTAACCGTAAAGCAGGCTCTTAATTCACGCTCTAAGTGTTCTAGGTTAATCGTATTATCTTCAGATACTTTAATGCGGATAGTTTTGTTATCGACATCAACACCTAATAGTGCAAGGTTGGTCATGTTTGAATAGTGACCCCCTTGAGAATTAATGATGCGATAGTCTTGATCTGCTGCCATACCTAAATGTTTCGAATTTGGCATAGATTTACGTAAGCCAAAGAGATAACCATATAAGTTACACATGGTACCACCTTGGGTGAATACACCAGAGGCAACTTCAGGATCGTATCCCACTAATTTTGCGACTTTTTTAATCGTCACTTTTTCTAACGCATCAGCGACACCAGAATATTCACAATACACCATATTAGGGTTGCCCATTAGCCCTAACATTGAACCATAAACACCCGGATCACTCGGCATTGCAATAACATTTTCAACCGCTAGTGGGTTTTCCCAGTTTTTACACAGTGTCGAAACTAACATCAGTAATTCATTAGGATCGTTTTCAGGGTAATTAATATTTTGCTGAATTTGTGTATCAGCCATTAAACGATCGAATAGCTGTTGCCCATTAGGATAACGCTGTAATTGGTCATTATCATTAGTCGTTGTTTTTCTAAACTGTGTAATCGATTGGATGGTTTTATCCTGAAATATCGGCCAATACTTCGGATCTCGGCTGAAAAAGTGAGCAATAACGTCGTGGTATTTCTTCTCAAATTCCGCATTCAGAATGTGAGCAGAAGATAAACCTAATAAATCTTGATTTTTCACTATATTCTCCAAATAGAAACCGACGATAACGTAAATAAAGTGTATAGCAATACTATACATTTTCTAATTAAATTAGTTAGTGCCTCATGCGATCGCACAGGTTCTACTGGCAACCACATAAAACAAAATATTTTATTTAATATCAATACAATAGAAATCTTCGGAAAGTTAAATTTACAGTAACTATTTTTTCACATATCCACTTATGTGACTGACATCACAGTAAAAATAGGGCTATAAACAGAAACAATCACTACAAATACTATTAACTATTTGAAATATAATCAAAACATAGTACTCACCCTCTAAACAACTGATATTATTGAACTCTTCATTTAATTAATTGAATTAATCTGTTGTTTCCGCAATTAGCACTCACTAAATTACATTTAATTTAATCAAACTCGATAAAATAAGACTAAAACACTAGTATATTTTTCATAATCAGCTAATAAGTTCTAATTTTAACCATTATCAGGTATAAAATATCGGTTAAGGTCAGTTAAAAAGAGAGCCATTAATGAAAATATAAGATATGAAATTGTCACAGTGAATAACACTAGAAATGATTAAAATATCAGTTAAAATGAAAACTAGTAACTCTACTAAATAATCAGAATATTTACTCTACATATTTTGTGTTCTGTGCCGATACTTAAAGTAATAGAGTAGGTAATTAACGGAGAACACAATATGAAAGCACATATCGCTGTTGCTGCTGTATTCGTATTATTATCCGCAAGTGTCCATGCTGAAGAATTTACCTGCCAACTTGAGAATGGTAAGTATGTCAGCGTGTTCGTTGAACATGGAAAGCCCCCTGTTTATCGCTATGGCACACTTGCCAAAACAGAGATAACACTACCAGTGCCTCAACAACCCAATAATAATGTCTTTTATGGGCATCAGCTGTTTGTTGCAGGGGCATCGACCTATGTTCGTTTTAAGAATGGAAACTATAGCTACGTTGTTTACGACGGAGAAGGGAGAGGATGGCAGTTTAACGGCGTTATTGTTTACAAAGGCAATGATATTATTAGCAAAAAAGAATGCAAGGAGCCGTTAACGCCTAGCTTGGATAATTTAAAAAATTATGCCGTTAAAATGGACCCTTATTTAGAAACCTATATTTATGCGCCTTAATTTGTCACCTTATTGATTAGACATAAAAAAACCCAATTCAAAGAATTGGGTTTTTACTATTATTAAGCAACGAGATGTATTGATTAGTCTTCTAATAACAGAACAGATTCTAATGCAATTTCAATCATTTCGTTAAAAGTCGTTTGACGCTCTTCTGCTGTAGTTTGTGTCCCTTTTTTGATGTGATCAGAGACAGTACAAATAGTCAGTGCTCTTGCACCATATTCAGCAGCAACACCATAGATACCAGCAGCTTCCATTTCAACACCAAGGATGCCGTATTTTTCCATAACATCAAACATTTCTGGATCTGGTGAGTAGAACAGATCAGCAGAGAAGATATTACCAACACGAACTTTAATATCTTTTGCTTTAGCAGCAGATACTGCATTTTGAACTAATTCAAAATCTGCAATAGCAGCGAAGTCTTGGTCTTTGAAACGCAGACGGTTAACTTTAGAGTCTGTACATGCACCCATACCGATAACAACATCACGTAATTCAACGTCTGGTAATACTGCACCACATGAGCCAACACGGATGATCACTTTTACGCCGAAATCAGTAATTAATTCTTTTGCGTAAATTGAGCAAGAAGGAATACCCATGCCGTGACCCATAACAGAAATCTTACGGCCTTTATACGTACCTGTAAAACCTAACATACCACGAACGTTATTTACTTGACGGACATCTTGTAAAAAAGTTTCAGCGATGTATTTAGCACGAAGCGGATCGCCCGGCATTAAAACGACATCAGCAAAATCGCCCATTTCTGCGTTAATATGAGGGGTAGCCATAACTCTTCCTTTTAATTAATCTTTTTACTATTTAAATATTATTCGGTAGATATATTGCTATACCTACCGAAATAAAATTAGAACATCGCTTTACCGTAATCGACTGGTGATAAACCGAAGTATTTCACGACAGTTTGACCGATATCCGCGAAGGTTTCACGATGACCTAATGAACCTGGTTTAACTTTAGGACCATAAACCAGAACAGGAATGTGCTCACGAGTATGATCAGAACCTGGCCAAGTTGGGTCGCAACCGTGGTCTGCTGTTAAAATAAGAATGTCATCTTCTTTTACCAGTTCCATCAGTTCTGGTAAGCGACGATCGAATAACTCAAGTGCTTCACCATAACCTACAACATCACGACGGTGACCGTAAGAGGAGTCAAAATCAACAAAGTTGGTAAAGACGATGGTGTTATCACCCGCAAGTTTCATTTCTTCAAGTGTCGCATCAAACAGAGCATTAATACCCGTTGCTTTCACTTTCTTAGTGATACCTACGTTTGCGTAGATGTCAGCAATTTTACCGATAGAAACAACGTGGCCTTGTTTTTCATCAACCAGTTTTTTCAACATAGTTGGTGCTGGTGGCTCTACCGCTAAATCATGACGGTTACCTGTACGAGCGAAGTTACCCGGTTTGTCACCGATAAATGGACGCGCAATAACACGACCAATGTTGTAATCGCCTTTGTTTAGTTCATCACGAGCAATTTCACACAGCTCATATAATTCATCTAAACCGTAAGTTTCTTCATGACATGCAATTTGGAATACAGAGTCAGCAGAGGTATAGAAAATCGGCTTGCCGGTTTTCATATGCTCTTCACCCAGTTCATCCAAAATCACAGTACCAGATGCATGGCAGTTACCTAAGTATCCTGGTAATTTTGCACGTTTAACGATGTTTTCTAACAGCTCTTGTGGGAATGAATTTTTCAGTTCTTTAAAGTATCCCCAATCAAATAGAACAGGAACACCTGCGATTTCCCAGTGGCCTGACGGAGTATCTTTACCAGAAGAGATTTCACTCGCGTAGCCATAAGCACCGATAATTTCTGCGTTTTTGTCCAAACCGATAGGGAATTTGCCTGTTGATTCTTCCGCAGCTTTACCTAAACCTAAACGGCATAGATTAGGTAAATGAAGAGGACCTTTACGACCGTCTTTATCTGCTTTACCGTCAGCAAACGCTTGTGCGATATGCCCTAAAGTGTCTGAACCTTGGTCACCGAATTTCTCCGCATCACCGGCAGCACCGATACCGAAGGAATCTAACACCATGATATGTACACGTTTCATAATTCTCTCTCCTGTGTCATTCTCCGCAGACTACGGGTATGTCACTTATAAATCGTAATTGAGTTCTTATTCGCTGATTTGGCGGTACACCATTGGTGAAGCTTCGCGTTTGCTGTCACCAATTACCATCGCTTTACGGACTTCAGCCGCAGCTTCTTGCCATGATTTTTCACTGTTAGCATGGATCATCGCTAAAGGTGTATCTGTATTGATCTTAGCACCAAGTGCCGCGATGTCGCTTAAACCAACACTATAATCAATAGCATCAGTCGCTTTACGACGACCGCCACCTAATGTCACAACAGACATACCTAATGCACGCGTATCCATTTCTGTGATGAATCCTGCTTTCTCAGCGAATACAGGTTTACTTAATACCGCAGTTGGCAGGTATTTATTGTAGTTTTCAACAAAATCAGTTGGACCTTTCTGTGCTGCAACCATACGACCAAAGACTTCTGCTGCTTTACCGTTATCCAACACATCTTGTAGTTTTTGACGAGCTTGTTGACGATCATCCGCTAAACGGCCTGATACTAACATTTCAACACACAGCGCCATAGTGACTTCAAATAGACGTGGATTACGATATTCGCCTGTTAAGAATTGAACCGCTTCACGAACTTCAACCGCATTACCTGCGCTAGAAGCTAGCACTTCATTCATATCAGTTAACAGTGCAGTGGTTTGACAGCCAGCACCATTTGCTACTTGGACAATTGACTCCGCCAACTCTTCAGATTTTTGATAAGTCGGCATAAAGGCACCTGAGCCAACTTTAACATCCATCACTAATGCATCTAAGCCTTCAGCTAGTTTTTTACCTAAAATAGAAGCAGTGATAAGCGGGATTGAATCAACTGTAGCAGTAATATCACGGGTAGCATAAAAGCGTTTGTCAGCAGGTGCTAATGAATTAGTCTGTCCGATAATAGCAACACCGACATTGCGAATAATATCGCGGAATTTCTCATCATCAGGGAAAATATCAAAGCCCGGAATTGCTTCAAGCTTATCTAATGTTCCACCTGTGTGGCCTAATCCACGACCAGAAATCATAGGAACATAACCACCACAAGCAGCAACCATTGGCCCTAACATCAGTGACGTTACATCACCCACACCACCGGTTGAGTGTTTATCAACAATGGGGCCATTTAAATTGAGGCTTTTCCAGTTCAGTACTGTACCGGAATCACGCATAGCTAATGTCAAAGCAACACGCTCTGGCATTGTCATGTCGTGGAAATAAATAGTCATTGCTAATGCAGCAATTTGACCTTCAGAAACAGTATTATCTCTGACGCCATTAATGAAAAAACGAATTTCTTCCTCAGTTAAAGGATGACCATCACGCTTTTTACGAATAATTTCTTGGGCAAGAAACACTGCAACCTCCTGGTTTTATAGCATTGGTAACGCCCACAATAATGAAAAATGGGCGTATTTCACGAATGGATTAGTAACCACTAGACGATTTTTGTTCGCCATGACCTAAAGTGGCTAATAAATTACCTAACAGGCTTGACGCACCAAAGCGGAAGTGACGGGCATCAACCCAGTTGTCACCCATAATGCGGTTAGCTAATGCAAGGTATTGAGCAGCTTCTTCAGCGGTACGTACACCACCCGCTGGTTTGAAACCAACTTCTTTGCCAACACCCATATCGTGGATCACTTGGATCATTAACTCAGCACTTTCCAGTGTTGCATTTACAGGCACTTTACCTGTGGAAGTTTTAATAAAGTCAGCACCTGCTTTGATTGAAATTTCAGATGCTTTACGGATAAGCGCAGGATCTTTCAACTCACCCGTTTCAATAATGACTTTCAGTAAAGAACCTGCTTCTGCACACGCTTCTTTACATGCTTTAACGATATCAAAACCGATTTGCTCGTTACCTGCCATTAATGCGCGGTAAGGGAAAACTACGTCAACCTCATCTGCGCCATAAGCTAATGCCGCGTTGGTTTCTGCTAATGCGATATCTAAATCATCATTACCATGAGGGAAGTTAGTTACGGTTGCGATACGGACGTCTGGAGTACCCTGTTCGCGTAACACTTTACGTGCTAACGGAATAAAACGTG comes from the Proteus appendicitidis genome and includes:
- a CDS encoding pyridoxal phosphate-dependent decarboxylase family protein; this translates as MKNQDLLGLSSAHILNAEFEKKYHDVIAHFFSRDPKYWPIFQDKTIQSITQFRKTTTNDNDQLQRYPNGQQLFDRLMADTQIQQNINYPENDPNELLMLVSTLCKNWENPLAVENVIAMPSDPGVYGSMLGLMGNPNMVYCEYSGVADALEKVTIKKVAKLVGYDPEVASGVFTQGGTMCNLYGYLFGLRKSMPNSKHLGMAADQDYRIINSQGGHYSNMTNLALLGVDVDNKTIRIKVSEDNTINLEHLERELRACFTVKCKVPTIMLTTGTTDTFGVDDVKGVCELRDRLCEEFEIPVKPHVHVDAAVGWPIIFFLEYDFSGNPLAINDVTLEGLRQNVEKFKHLKYADSITIDFHKWGYVPYTSSLVLVKNGNDFVALENDPENFTYFEHELEGQTHLQSTIECTRSGVGIFGAYSAMHYMGIEGYQTIIAHCLQNANYMRHQLLEMGNAKVIVPQNQGPSVGFKLYDPNLVRDPNVAFDLELTCSTDKEAYDFMVHNTQWHRKLFLQRGREGLFTNWVDSIACSKYAKNNRYIYLPGEKAVFMNPNTERAHIDNFMKILTEMSQNMSSKKAAKI
- the deoC gene encoding deoxyribose-phosphate aldolase, with the translated sequence MTDLTAAARLALSLMDLTTLNDDDTDAKVTALCHQAKSPEGNTAAICIYPRFIPLARKVLREQGTPDVRIATVTNFPHGNDDLDIALAETNAALAYGADEVDVVFPYRALMAGNEQIGFDIVKACKEACAEAGSLLKVIIETGELKDPALIRKASEISIKAGADFIKTSTGKVPVNATLESAELMIQVIHDMGVGKEVGFKPAGGVRTAEEAAQYLALANRIMGDNWVDARHFRFGASSLLGNLLATLGHGEQKSSSGY
- the deoA gene encoding thymidine phosphorylase, translating into MFLAQEIIRKKRDGHPLTEEEIRFFINGVRDNTVSEGQIAALAMTIYFHDMTMPERVALTLAMRDSGTVLNWKSLNLNGPIVDKHSTGGVGDVTSLMLGPMVAACGGYVPMISGRGLGHTGGTLDKLEAIPGFDIFPDDEKFRDIIRNVGVAIIGQTNSLAPADKRFYATRDITATVDSIPLITASILGKKLAEGLDALVMDVKVGSGAFMPTYQKSEELAESIVQVANGAGCQTTALLTDMNEVLASSAGNAVEVREAVQFLTGEYRNPRLFEVTMALCVEMLVSGRLADDRQQARQKLQDVLDNGKAAEVFGRMVAAQKGPTDFVENYNKYLPTAVLSKPVFAEKAGFITEMDTRALGMSVVTLGGGRRKATDAIDYSVGLSDIAALGAKINTDTPLAMIHANSEKSWQEAAAEVRKAMVIGDSKREASPMVYRQISE
- the deoB gene encoding phosphopentomutase → MKRVHIMVLDSFGIGAAGDAEKFGDQGSDTLGHIAQAFADGKADKDGRKGPLHLPNLCRLGLGKAAEESTGKFPIGLDKNAEIIGAYGYASEISSGKDTPSGHWEIAGVPVLFDWGYFKELKNSFPQELLENIVKRAKLPGYLGNCHASGTVILDELGEEHMKTGKPIFYTSADSVFQIACHEETYGLDELYELCEIARDELNKGDYNIGRVIARPFIGDKPGNFARTGNRHDLAVEPPAPTMLKKLVDEKQGHVVSIGKIADIYANVGITKKVKATGINALFDATLEEMKLAGDNTIVFTNFVDFDSSYGHRRDVVGYGEALELFDRRLPELMELVKEDDILILTADHGCDPTWPGSDHTREHIPVLVYGPKVKPGSLGHRETFADIGQTVVKYFGLSPVDYGKAMF
- the deoD gene encoding purine-nucleoside phosphorylase, whose translation is MATPHINAEMGDFADVVLMPGDPLRAKYIAETFLQDVRQVNNVRGMLGFTGTYKGRKISVMGHGMGIPSCSIYAKELITDFGVKVIIRVGSCGAVLPDVELRDVVIGMGACTDSKVNRLRFKDQDFAAIADFELVQNAVSAAKAKDIKVRVGNIFSADLFYSPDPEMFDVMEKYGILGVEMEAAGIYGVAAEYGARALTICTVSDHIKKGTQTTAEERQTTFNEMIEIALESVLLLED